The Verrucomicrobiota bacterium genome contains the following window.
AAACACAATGCTACTTTTACTAATAAGTAGATTTGCTTTCTAATGTGGAATTTTGTTTCATCAAATAAGGTCAATTCACTTCCACTAAAAAAAACAGATTAGTCGCATCGGAAAAACATACTAAACTCCGGACAGAAAATAATCTGCAAGTTATTGATAACCATTCTCCTAACAACAAGCCCAAAATGCCCCAAGAACACAGAGTAACCCAATCTGCAATTGCTAAGAAAGCGAAGGTAAGCCAAGTCACTGTTTCGCTAGCCCTTCGAGATCATCCTTCGATTCCCGAATCAACCCGTATCCGAATCAAAGGGATTGCCGATAACCTGGGCTATCATCCAGATCCAATGCTTTCGTCTCTTGTTGCCTACCGCCAACTGAAGAAACCGGCTTCTTTTCAAGGAGTCCTTGCCTGGGTCACTAATTATCCCACTGAAAACGGCTGGTATGGTGGACAACAAGTAGGCTACTTTATGGGTGCGCAACAACGTGCTAACCAATTGGGATACAAATTAGAGACGTTCTGGTTAAGACAACCCAAGTTAAACCAGAATGCTGCAGCAAGAATTCTTTCTTCAAGAAGTATCTCGGGTCTGTTGTTTGCACC
Protein-coding sequences here:
- a CDS encoding LacI family DNA-binding transcriptional regulator, which translates into the protein MPQEHRVTQSAIAKKAKVSQVTVSLALRDHPSIPESTRIRIKGIADNLGYHPDPMLSSLVAYRQLKKPASFQGVLAWVTNYPTENGWYGGQQVGYFMGAQQRANQLGYKLETFWLRQPKLNQNAAARILSSRSISGLLFAPQINPNTRLDFDMKQFSSITFGYSLVKPNLHVVMNHQFRNMSILVRHLREAGYSRVGLAMSSKLDERTNHNYLA